The following proteins are encoded in a genomic region of Paenibacillus sp. FSL R7-0273:
- a CDS encoding ABC transporter ATP-binding protein: MSSLSNSHAIQIEQLRKSYSALTTGDVHYIIKDVNLVIKGGEFFVLLGPSGCGKSTLLNMIAGFVSKSGGNLKVDNVEIDRPGRDRAVVFQQADSSLFPWLTVRENVEFGLRMKKTPKAERKQISDRFIQLVGLSGHEKKFPKELSGGMKQRVQLARVLANDPAILLMDEPFGALDAMTRRTMQKELVNIWRETHKTVIFVTHDIQEALLLGERIGIMSVGPSSNITDIYDNTLPFPRDVASPEFYSLYNKIQGHFEE, encoded by the coding sequence ATGTCCTCACTATCTAACAGTCATGCCATTCAGATTGAGCAGCTGCGCAAAAGCTACAGCGCCCTGACTACAGGAGACGTTCATTACATCATTAAAGACGTCAATCTGGTGATCAAAGGCGGGGAATTCTTCGTTCTGCTCGGACCGAGCGGCTGCGGCAAATCGACGCTGCTGAATATGATCGCCGGGTTTGTCTCGAAATCGGGAGGCAACCTGAAGGTGGACAATGTCGAGATTGACCGGCCGGGCAGAGACCGTGCGGTTGTCTTCCAGCAGGCCGATTCCTCCCTGTTCCCCTGGCTGACGGTGCGGGAAAATGTGGAGTTCGGGCTGCGGATGAAGAAGACGCCGAAGGCTGAGCGTAAGCAGATTTCAGACCGCTTCATTCAGCTTGTCGGCTTGTCGGGGCATGAGAAGAAGTTTCCTAAGGAGCTGTCGGGCGGCATGAAGCAGCGTGTGCAGCTGGCCCGGGTGCTGGCGAACGATCCGGCCATTCTGCTGATGGATGAACCGTTCGGCGCTCTGGATGCGATGACCCGGCGGACGATGCAGAAGGAGCTGGTCAATATCTGGCGGGAGACGCACAAGACGGTTATTTTCGTCACGCATGATATTCAGGAGGCGCTGCTGCTCGGGGAGCGGATCGGCATTATGTCGGTCGGTCCCTCCTCCAACATCACCGATATTTACGATAATACGCTGCCTTTTCCGCGGGATGTGGCCTCCCCTGAGTTCTACTCGCTGTACAACAAGATTCAGGGTCATTTTGAAGAATAG
- a CDS encoding ABC transporter permease, with amino-acid sequence MKWVEKKWVSVTLLWLAALCIWQLGALIYGPDVIPGPWATLQGGRELVSDGTLMQYIGISFYRVLVGWVLGSLLAVPIGLIIGKVNIIRIFAEPFLNFIRFIPPIAFITLFLVWFGIGEQSKIALIMYATFFIVVLNTLTGVMSVEEDKIRSARSMGASEWQILLHVIVPATTPYIFTGIRLAMGTSYMAIIGAEMIASNEGIGYLIWNSRLFFRTDWIFVGLFCLGFMGFFTDRLFNWFGRKVLYRYGVVSVAARKR; translated from the coding sequence ATGAAATGGGTGGAGAAAAAATGGGTTTCCGTCACGCTGCTGTGGCTGGCCGCCTTATGCATCTGGCAGCTGGGTGCGCTGATATACGGCCCTGACGTTATTCCGGGACCGTGGGCCACACTCCAGGGCGGCCGGGAGCTGGTCAGCGACGGTACCCTGATGCAGTACATCGGGATCAGCTTTTACCGGGTGCTGGTGGGCTGGGTGCTCGGCAGCCTGCTGGCTGTTCCAATCGGGCTCATTATCGGCAAAGTAAACATCATCCGGATTTTTGCCGAGCCGTTTCTGAATTTTATCCGCTTTATTCCGCCTATCGCCTTTATCACGCTGTTTCTGGTATGGTTCGGGATCGGGGAGCAGTCCAAAATTGCGCTGATCATGTACGCCACCTTTTTCATCGTGGTGCTGAATACGCTGACCGGTGTGATGTCGGTGGAGGAGGACAAAATCCGCTCCGCCCGCAGCATGGGGGCCAGTGAATGGCAGATTCTGCTGCATGTCATCGTTCCGGCGACCACACCGTATATTTTCACGGGGATCCGGCTGGCAATGGGCACCTCATACATGGCGATTATCGGCGCGGAAATGATTGCTTCAAACGAAGGTATAGGCTATCTGATCTGGAACTCGCGGCTGTTTTTCCGGACGGACTGGATTTTTGTCGGGCTGTTCTGCCTCGGCTTCATGGGCTTCTTTACCGACCGGCTGTTCAACTGGTTCGGCCGCAAGGTGCTGTACCGCTACGGTGTCGTGAGTGTGGCTGCACGGAAGCGTTAG
- a CDS encoding DUF6953 family protein, which translates to MEVTAQEVAEWMVKEIRFTGTLHQTAAIEYVKANFGEQFVFVNENGNASLAKDVKKAFRKLHGGRIAWDRDAFLWAWT; encoded by the coding sequence ATGGAAGTTACCGCACAGGAAGTAGCAGAGTGGATGGTCAAGGAGATCCGGTTCACCGGGACCCTGCACCAGACCGCCGCGATTGAATATGTTAAGGCCAACTTTGGCGAGCAGTTTGTGTTTGTGAACGAGAACGGAAATGCCTCACTGGCCAAGGATGTGAAAAAAGCGTTCCGCAAGCTGCACGGCGGACGGATCGCCTGGGACCGCGATGCTTTTCTGTGGGCCTGGACATAG
- a CDS encoding UvrD-helicase domain-containing protein gives MNKLLFHNIPLGASGERIPQAAIASARTSRETVKPGEGDAAYFRRLEEGGILLNPPQIAAVRHHEGPLLTLAGAGSGKTSVLICRTGYLLSVRGISPARMLLLTFSSKAAAEMRERIAVLPGVAEGDAARLQARTFHSFFLYFLRRQGLRQDIFHETRRQHILLKQIMRELGLPKDAYPPETLLALLSSCKMNMRDADTLPETNTAEQEMKAILKLYEQWKQDHNKMDFDDVLLIAYKMLLEQPQLLQELQQKFQYVMVDEFQDTNELQYELVKMIAYPQNNLMVVGDDDQTIYSFNGARSEFILEFEKLYPGARVVTLDINYRSGPAIIGLGNGIIRHNLRRRSKTLQAARSGGAQPRYLRPQTADEEAEQIVDHIVSEVGGGSREYRDFALLYRASSSNRAVLELLLLRDIPYIDYGEGQLLYEHWLILPVLDHLRLSLNRRNFAAMESIMPTLYMNRETGMEHIRRMEAVQPKQGPLIHLLSLPGMEDFKGTKLRERLELIRGLAALTPLQAIRRIRTSFYDYFIEANERHQATLHRETLKEMLDELETSAERFDSLPVFLDFIASITERNELSRQSGLKEQGNRVALMTIHKSKGLEFPVVFLLGASEGILPHSSALEGDRLKDRKAGQLPPAGSFRAGSDSGIAALEEERRLAYVAVTRAREELFISSPARHRGKKAEVSRFMLSAFRSAAAPSRPAATTTSSVSVSRIGVSRVHTSGTNGKARTHTVPVWNCTGARCPGWTRMKAGGAEDHLASKPCPLCSSPMEKSTREVPV, from the coding sequence ATGAACAAGCTTTTATTTCATAATATCCCGCTCGGTGCAAGCGGTGAACGTATTCCCCAGGCGGCAATTGCCTCAGCCCGGACCAGCCGTGAGACGGTGAAGCCGGGGGAAGGTGATGCCGCTTATTTCCGCCGGCTTGAGGAGGGCGGAATCCTGCTGAACCCGCCGCAGATTGCAGCGGTGCGGCATCACGAGGGACCGCTGCTGACGCTGGCCGGTGCAGGCTCGGGTAAAACCTCGGTGCTGATCTGCAGAACAGGCTACCTGCTGTCCGTGCGGGGAATTTCCCCTGCGCGGATGCTGCTGCTTACCTTCTCCAGCAAGGCGGCGGCGGAGATGCGCGAGCGCATCGCTGTGCTGCCCGGCGTCGCCGAAGGCGATGCCGCGCGCCTGCAAGCCCGTACCTTCCACTCTTTCTTTCTTTATTTTCTGAGGCGTCAGGGGCTGCGGCAGGATATCTTTCATGAGACACGCCGCCAGCACATCCTGCTGAAGCAGATTATGCGGGAGCTGGGGCTGCCAAAGGATGCTTATCCGCCGGAAACGCTGCTTGCCCTGCTGTCTTCCTGCAAGATGAATATGAGGGATGCAGATACGCTCCCTGAAACAAACACCGCCGAGCAGGAAATGAAGGCGATTCTGAAACTCTACGAGCAGTGGAAGCAGGATCATAATAAGATGGACTTCGATGATGTGCTGCTGATTGCCTATAAAATGCTGCTTGAGCAGCCCCAGCTCCTGCAGGAGCTGCAGCAGAAATTCCAGTATGTCATGGTAGATGAGTTCCAGGATACGAATGAGCTGCAGTATGAGCTGGTCAAAATGATTGCTTATCCGCAGAACAACCTGATGGTCGTCGGCGATGATGACCAGACGATCTACTCCTTTAACGGAGCGCGCAGTGAATTCATTCTGGAATTTGAAAAGCTCTATCCCGGGGCAAGAGTCGTTACCCTGGATATCAATTACCGTTCCGGTCCGGCCATTATCGGCCTCGGCAACGGCATCATCCGCCACAACCTGCGCCGCCGCTCCAAAACGCTGCAGGCGGCCAGAAGCGGAGGCGCACAGCCCCGGTATCTGCGCCCGCAGACGGCGGATGAGGAAGCCGAGCAGATTGTCGACCATATCGTAAGCGAGGTTGGCGGCGGCAGCCGGGAATACCGTGATTTTGCCCTGCTGTACCGGGCCTCCAGCAGCAACCGGGCCGTACTGGAGCTGCTGCTGCTGCGGGATATCCCCTACATCGATTACGGTGAAGGGCAGCTGCTCTACGAGCACTGGCTGATCCTGCCGGTGCTGGACCATTTGCGGCTGTCACTGAACCGGCGCAACTTTGCCGCGATGGAGAGCATTATGCCGACCCTGTATATGAACCGCGAAACCGGCATGGAGCATATCCGCCGGATGGAGGCTGTCCAGCCCAAGCAGGGACCGCTGATTCATCTGCTTTCTCTGCCCGGCATGGAGGATTTCAAGGGCACCAAGCTGCGGGAGCGGCTGGAGCTGATCCGCGGCCTGGCTGCATTGACGCCGCTGCAGGCGATCCGCCGTATCCGGACAAGCTTCTATGACTACTTCATAGAGGCTAATGAGCGGCATCAGGCTACTCTGCACCGTGAGACGCTGAAGGAAATGCTCGACGAGCTGGAAACCTCGGCTGAGCGGTTCGACAGCCTCCCTGTCTTCCTCGACTTTATTGCCAGCATTACCGAACGCAATGAGCTGAGCCGCCAGAGCGGACTGAAGGAGCAGGGCAACCGTGTTGCCCTGATGACCATCCATAAATCCAAAGGGCTGGAATTCCCCGTTGTTTTCCTGCTCGGGGCCTCGGAGGGCATTCTGCCCCACAGCTCGGCGCTCGAGGGCGACCGGCTGAAGGACCGCAAGGCCGGTCAGCTCCCGCCCGCCGGCAGCTTCAGGGCAGGCAGCGATTCCGGCATCGCTGCACTGGAGGAAGAGCGGCGGCTCGCTTACGTCGCCGTCACCCGGGCCCGGGAGGAGCTGTTCATCAGCTCCCCGGCCAGACACCGGGGCAAGAAGGCGGAGGTCTCCCGCTTCATGCTCTCCGCCTTCCGCTCTGCTGCTGCCCCGTCCAGACCTGCCGCTACCACGACTTCCAGCGTGTCCGTGAGCAGAATCGGCGTGTCCAGGGTGCACACCTCCGGCACAAACGGAAAGGCACGGACCCACACCGTTCCAGTATGGAACTGTACCGGCGCCCGCTGCCCAGGCTGGACCCGGATGAAGGCCGGCGGGGCGGAGGACCATCTGGCCTCCAAGCCCTGCCCGCTGTGCAGCTCCCCGATGGAGAAAAGCACCCGCGAGGTTCCTGTGTAA
- a CDS encoding Imm30 family immunity protein, producing MMNMHPGIAQLYNNRLLRTELECELFDLALEGLAGDTEDAVIQQIFKVFDDETGHEEVMFGLVHFVESCHMEMYLTQLLESLPDMLEPARGWAIVLNERILEDNLFRREYTAIAKGMSPRVKQALVFLLEEIRENKPRQYERKVNTLLGKIK from the coding sequence ATGATGAACATGCATCCGGGGATTGCCCAGCTCTATAACAACCGGCTGCTGCGGACAGAGCTGGAATGCGAGCTGTTTGACCTTGCGCTGGAGGGGCTGGCCGGTGACACGGAGGATGCCGTAATCCAGCAGATTTTCAAGGTGTTTGACGATGAGACCGGGCATGAGGAAGTGATGTTCGGGCTTGTTCATTTTGTGGAGAGCTGCCACATGGAAATGTACCTGACCCAGCTGCTGGAGTCGCTGCCGGACATGCTTGAGCCTGCCCGGGGCTGGGCGATTGTGCTTAACGAGCGGATTTTGGAGGATAACCTGTTCAGGAGGGAATACACCGCCATTGCAAAGGGTATGTCTCCCCGCGTGAAGCAGGCGCTTGTATTTCTGCTTGAGGAAATCCGCGAGAATAAGCCCCGTCAATATGAACGTAAAGTGAACACCCTGCTTGGCAAAATAAAGTAA
- a CDS encoding Cof-type HAD-IIB family hydrolase has protein sequence MLIALDMDGTLLNENGNISPENREAIIHAQSLGHIVAIATGRSYMDAERQLRLSDLNCPVVAMNGALLILPDGSEAVSRPLDKEDIIPVLRWMNEVPELYYEVYTEDNVYVELDKRVRLEKLAELKDEEIPEGFGWLLKAMIAKQFRQAAVTYVESMEEIWGKEEQHIYKALAFSLNREVLKEASTRFAAIPGLIITASHESNIEINHKDANKGTGVMKLAAHYGIPEEQVAVMGDSYNDLPMFERAGYKIAMGNAAELLKETADFITFTNAEHGVAEGIRHLLDKK, from the coding sequence ATGCTGATTGCACTTGATATGGACGGAACACTGTTGAACGAAAATGGAAACATCAGTCCGGAGAACCGCGAAGCGATTATTCATGCCCAGAGTCTGGGCCATATTGTGGCGATTGCAACCGGACGTTCTTATATGGATGCTGAGCGTCAGCTTCGGCTGTCCGACCTGAATTGTCCTGTTGTAGCTATGAACGGGGCGCTGCTGATCCTGCCGGACGGCTCCGAGGCGGTGAGCCGGCCGCTGGACAAAGAGGATATTATTCCGGTGCTGCGCTGGATGAACGAGGTTCCTGAGCTGTATTACGAGGTGTATACTGAGGACAATGTATATGTAGAGCTGGACAAGCGTGTCCGTCTGGAAAAGCTGGCAGAGCTTAAGGATGAGGAAATTCCAGAGGGCTTCGGCTGGCTGCTGAAGGCGATGATCGCCAAGCAGTTCCGCCAGGCTGCCGTAACGTATGTGGAGAGCATGGAGGAGATCTGGGGCAAGGAGGAGCAGCATATTTATAAGGCGCTTGCTTTCTCACTGAACCGCGAGGTCCTTAAGGAAGCCTCCACCCGCTTTGCTGCTATTCCCGGCCTGATTATTACAGCTTCCCATGAGAGCAATATTGAAATCAATCACAAGGATGCCAACAAAGGTACAGGGGTCATGAAGCTTGCTGCACACTACGGTATTCCTGAAGAGCAGGTGGCCGTAATGGGCGACAGCTATAATGATCTGCCGATGTTTGAGCGGGCCGGCTACAAGATTGCCATGGGCAATGCCGCTGAGCTGCTGAAGGAAACTGCAGATTTCATTACATTCACCAATGCCGAGCATGGTGTCGCTGAAGGAATCCGGCATCTTCTGGATAAGAAATAG
- a CDS encoding DUF445 domain-containing protein — translation MKSRNLATISLVVMACGFLITLFLPDNIPFELLRGGFEAGLVGGIADWFAVTALFRHPLGLKIPHTSLLLKSRDKIVQSLISAMENELLNKASIENKLRGIRIIRLAGGLLTRFMSRKKVRAEILEQVSTFVLRLPVEQAVPYLQKTAAEYIREAELGGAADTIATRLMNDGKDVAALDYALEGVSGWTARPETRAMLGKLASEKLAEVKLGGLKGMAFQAFVGFMDADMLGEMLQGMLQSGIRDFREEDNPYREQIIREIRVALFQLVNDETKISSLKEWAVNGVQGEEATAFLQKQLEVVRSKAIAMLEEDRVSGGRKLFSLYGLLARRVSKETELIQGWEERIRASLIALVEANHYRIGVLVKENLDQMDDDSLVNMLEEKVGKDLQWIRVNGAVCGFVVGLVLTVIQLI, via the coding sequence ATGAAATCCAGAAATTTAGCAACAATCTCACTTGTTGTAATGGCATGCGGCTTTTTGATCACGCTGTTCTTGCCGGATAATATACCCTTTGAGCTGCTGCGGGGCGGCTTTGAGGCCGGCCTTGTCGGCGGGATTGCCGACTGGTTCGCCGTGACGGCGCTGTTCCGCCATCCGCTGGGCCTGAAGATTCCGCATACCTCGCTGCTGCTCAAAAGCCGTGACAAAATTGTCCAGTCACTGATCTCCGCCATGGAGAACGAGCTGCTGAACAAGGCCAGCATTGAAAATAAGCTGCGCGGCATCCGGATCATCCGGCTTGCCGGCGGCCTGCTGACCAGGTTTATGTCCAGAAAGAAGGTAAGGGCGGAAATTCTGGAGCAGGTAAGCACCTTCGTGCTGCGTCTGCCTGTAGAGCAGGCGGTGCCTTATCTGCAGAAGACCGCCGCCGAGTATATCCGTGAAGCGGAGCTGGGCGGGGCCGCAGACACCATCGCCACAAGGCTGATGAATGACGGCAAGGATGTAGCTGCTCTGGATTATGCGCTCGAAGGCGTATCCGGCTGGACCGCACGTCCGGAGACACGGGCCATGCTGGGCAAGCTGGCCAGTGAAAAGCTGGCCGAAGTGAAGCTTGGCGGACTGAAGGGAATGGCCTTCCAGGCCTTTGTCGGGTTTATGGATGCCGATATGCTGGGGGAGATGCTGCAGGGCATGCTGCAGTCCGGTATCCGCGATTTCCGTGAAGAAGATAATCCGTACCGCGAGCAGATTATCCGGGAGATCCGCGTCGCCCTGTTCCAGCTTGTAAATGACGAAACGAAGATATCTTCGCTTAAGGAGTGGGCCGTAAACGGAGTGCAGGGTGAAGAGGCTACTGCTTTCCTGCAGAAGCAGCTTGAGGTTGTCCGCAGCAAGGCTATTGCCATGCTGGAGGAGGACCGGGTAAGCGGCGGCCGGAAGCTGTTCAGCCTGTATGGCCTGCTGGCCCGCCGTGTCAGTAAGGAGACGGAGCTCATCCAGGGCTGGGAGGAGCGCATTCGTGCTTCACTGATTGCTCTGGTAGAGGCTAATCATTACCGTATCGGTGTTCTGGTCAAGGAAAATCTGGATCAGATGGATGATGACAGCTTGGTGAATATGCTGGAGGAGAAGGTCGGGAAGGATCTGCAGTGGATCCGGGTCAACGGTGCGGTCTGCGGCTTTGTGGTAGGGCTGGTGCTGACCGTTATTCAGCTGATCTGA
- a CDS encoding P-II family nitrogen regulator, with the protein MLMIKAIIRPEKADEVMAELMLAGFPSISKMDLLGRGKQKGIQVGTNHYNQISKKLLMIVINDDEKNDVISIIMRTARTGEHGSFGDGKIFVMPVMEAFTISNGKNLL; encoded by the coding sequence ATGTTAATGATCAAAGCTATTATTAGACCGGAGAAGGCAGATGAGGTTATGGCTGAGCTAATGCTTGCCGGCTTCCCCTCCATCAGCAAGATGGATCTGCTTGGGCGCGGTAAACAAAAGGGAATCCAGGTCGGAACCAACCACTACAATCAGATTTCCAAAAAGCTGCTGATGATCGTCATCAATGACGACGAGAAGAATGATGTCATCAGCATTATTATGAGAACGGCAAGAACCGGGGAGCATGGCTCCTTCGGCGACGGTAAGATTTTTGTGATGCCCGTGATGGAGGCCTTCACCATCAGCAACGGCAAAAATCTGCTGTAG
- a CDS encoding glycosyltransferase family 4 protein yields the protein MHICIIAPEQFPLPGDGSVEICIWAIARRLAGRHKVTVVSRATALLPDSAELEQVRIIRLASGTPRRYQASVLQFLQQESFDIIQVDNRPLLMAAVKERHPGTPVLLYLHSLTFVPAGRRIARSLARADGIAVNSRSLLDKLSGRFPGIHRRLSVVPLGAELSRFTPAELPERQRLRRQYRLPQAFTVLFAGRIIPRKGVPVLIRAMYHVNKRLPAHLVVAGQGKPAYIRQLKLLARRLGVSVSFPGKIAHEQIHSLYQAADCFVCPSQRHEAFGLVNVEAMASGLPVIASDNGGIREIIRSGHNGYLTGRYRQALPFARLLLKVGKSPGLAARIGLQGRSDALRTFDWNHTASRLEELYQSFLHA from the coding sequence ATGCATATCTGTATCATCGCACCGGAGCAGTTCCCGCTGCCGGGGGACGGCTCTGTAGAAATCTGCATCTGGGCGATAGCCAGACGCCTGGCCGGAAGACATAAAGTAACTGTAGTCAGCCGGGCAACCGCCCTGCTTCCGGACTCTGCCGAGCTGGAGCAGGTGCGGATTATCCGCCTGGCTTCGGGTACTCCGCGCCGTTACCAGGCTTCCGTGCTCCAGTTCCTGCAGCAAGAGTCCTTTGATATTATCCAGGTCGATAACCGCCCGCTGCTTATGGCTGCCGTCAAAGAGCGGCATCCCGGCACCCCGGTGCTGCTGTATCTTCACTCCCTGACCTTTGTTCCGGCCGGGCGCAGAATAGCACGCTCCCTGGCCCGCGCCGACGGGATTGCCGTCAACAGCCGGTCGCTGCTGGATAAGCTGTCCGGGCGCTTCCCCGGGATACACAGGAGGCTCAGCGTTGTCCCGCTGGGCGCAGAGCTCTCCCGGTTCACACCCGCGGAGCTGCCGGAGCGCCAGCGTCTGCGCAGGCAATACCGGCTGCCTCAGGCCTTTACAGTGCTCTTTGCAGGCAGAATCATCCCCCGCAAAGGGGTACCCGTGCTCATCAGGGCAATGTATCACGTGAACAAACGGCTGCCTGCCCATCTGGTTGTTGCCGGACAGGGCAAGCCCGCGTATATCCGCCAGCTGAAGCTTCTGGCCAGAAGGCTGGGCGTGTCCGTCTCCTTCCCCGGGAAGATTGCCCATGAGCAGATTCACAGCCTGTATCAGGCCGCGGACTGCTTCGTCTGTCCCTCCCAGAGACATGAAGCGTTCGGGCTGGTCAATGTGGAGGCGATGGCCTCCGGGCTGCCGGTCATCGCTTCAGACAACGGGGGAATCCGGGAGATTATCCGCTCCGGCCACAACGGCTATCTTACCGGAAGATACCGGCAGGCTCTGCCTTTTGCCAGGCTGCTGCTGAAGGTCGGCAAAAGCCCGGGGCTGGCCGCAAGAATCGGCTTGCAGGGCCGCAGCGATGCCCTGCGCACCTTCGACTGGAATCATACCGCCTCCCGCCTGGAGGAGCTGTATCAGTCATTTCTTCATGCCTGA